In a single window of the Microcoleus sp. FACHB-831 genome:
- a CDS encoding PEP-CTERM sorting domain-containing protein gives MSFRRNFITAAAATAILTLVSAPAKAFTLGTDSILKFDKATTLDFGFVESHGDYKSVFGVQELNTDGSLGTFYSLFSETQIADPGSGINNDFLGTCGTATSAVANCSAKFDFQVGKDYTFALQSKGWDSPVPVYLATSMNIGRSYPYTPAFKYGEQVKVDSLPINTWELRWEDKPYDFASLPSTDGRRELIDYNDFIVTVSARDTASVPEPASLSGLGLIAGVLAMFRRRKAV, from the coding sequence ATGAGCTTCCGCCGCAACTTCATCACCGCCGCCGCTGCAACTGCTATCCTCACCCTGGTTTCTGCACCAGCAAAAGCTTTCACCCTGGGTACTGATAGCATCCTCAAGTTTGATAAAGCTACCACACTTGATTTTGGTTTCGTGGAATCGCACGGTGATTACAAATCGGTATTTGGTGTGCAGGAATTAAATACAGATGGAAGCCTTGGAACCTTCTATTCTCTGTTTTCGGAAACGCAAATTGCAGATCCAGGTTCTGGAATAAATAACGATTTCTTAGGAACCTGCGGTACGGCAACCTCGGCTGTTGCAAATTGCTCTGCAAAATTTGATTTTCAGGTTGGTAAAGATTACACTTTTGCTCTCCAAAGCAAGGGGTGGGACAGCCCTGTTCCCGTCTACTTGGCAACCAGTATGAATATAGGTAGATCTTACCCTTACACACCTGCATTTAAATATGGAGAACAGGTTAAGGTTGATAGCCTGCCGATAAACACCTGGGAGCTGAGATGGGAAGACAAACCTTATGATTTTGCATCCTTACCCAGCACCGACGGCAGAAGAGAATTAATCGACTACAACGACTTCATTGTGACTGTCTCAGCCCGAGATACTGCAAGCGTTCCTGAACCAGCTAGCCTTTCTGGTCTAGGATTGATTGCTGGGGTTCTCGCTATGTTTCGCCGTCGCAAAGCTGTTTAG